A segment of the Nitrospirota bacterium genome:
CAGGGAGATTATTGCAGTGGCAAAGACGGATACAAGCACGAGTATGATTATCAGTAGCTTGCGTTTTACCAATACACGCCAGTAATCGAGGAGGGTCCTCTCCTCTTCGTCTTCAGGAAATATGCTTTTTATATTGTCTTGCATCAAATATCTTTAATTTTGTTTTAAACTATACTTAATGCTGCAAGAAAGTTAAGAAAGGATTTAATCAAGCTTACCACACTCCCGGCAACCCTCCGTCAACAGTAACAAGGTCAGATAAAGATGTATCCTGCACCTTCTGAGATTTGAATGAAATTATAAAACTTGTCCCCTTATACTGTCAACAAGAGCAGGGAGGAAATGGAGAAATGGAGAAATGGAGAAATGGAGAATCTGGAGAGATGGAGAACTTGGAGGGATGGAGATAGACCTTTGAATATAGAACTCTAAACCTTGACAATAGACTGCATATTATCGGAAAATTAAAGATGCGCAGGCAACTGCCCGGCATTCTTACAGACCTTGCAGGCTTCTTAACCTCTGTTATTTATTGTTATTTATGAATTCATGATATTTGGGGCGTCGACAAACGGCAAGTCAGGAGATTTTGGATCTCCCATGTGGTGGTTCGAATCCACCCGCCCCAGCCAAGGGAAAATATGGAGTGATGGGATAATACGTGGAGTAATGGAATAATGGAGCAGTGAAAAAGGATGATATATTTAAATTTATAGCAACACTCGGCCCCCTGGGTTATTCGCCTGTAGCGCCAGGCACAGTTGGAAGCGCCCTCTCCTGCCTGACTTATATATTCTTCCGCCCGGATGTCATGGCACTCTCCATAATCATACCCGTTGGGTTTGTTGCAGGAGTTCTGGTATCAGACAGGACTGAAAAATTACTGAACGAGAAGGATAGTTCACATATTGTGGTGGACGAGTTTGTGGGATACCTCGTCTCCGTCTTCCTTGTCCCCTTCAGCATACCCAATGCCATTCTTGCATTTTTTCTCTTCAGGGCCTTTGATATACTCAAACCCACCCCCATCAGACAACTCGAAAGACGCATACCGGGTGGACTCGGAATAATGATAGATGATATACTTGCAGGGGTTTATGCTAATCTTGTATTGAGGTTAATTTTGGTTATAATCTTGAAGATTGGAGTAATGGAGTGAGAAAAGACCTGGGGGGTTGGAGAACTGGAGGGCTGGAGTGGGGGAAACTTTAGAGGTCGTATCCGGGATACATGAAATTTTCAGGGAAAAGGGGTTAACACTCTCAATAGCCGAGTCATGCACGGGTGGGCTTATCAGCCATTATATAACTTCACTTCCGGGTGCAAGTGCCTTTTTTGAGGCAGGAGTTGTCACATACTCAATTGAGTCAAAGGAGAGAATCCTTGGAGTCTCCCCTGAAATCATCTCTACCCATGGAGTGGTGAGTGAGGAGACGGCAAGGGATATGGCTGAAAAGGTAAGGCAGCTTACAGGAACAACATGCTCACTTTCAACTACCGGCAATCTTGGGCCTGACGTGCTTGAGGATAAAGAAGCGGGGCTTGTATATATGGCGGTAAGCACCGTAACCCAAACCCTTTCAAGGGAGATGAGATTCACCGGGGACAGAGGGGAGATTAAGGAAAGCGCAGCGCTTGCGGCACTAAAACTCCTTGTGGAAGGAGTAGCATAGTGCCGAGGGTATGTTTAAAAACCAGGTTGAGGTTGAGAAAGATGGGAGATATCAAAGAATAGATTCCGGATCGAGTCCGGAATGACAAATATTGAGTCCGGAATGGCAAATATGGACAGCATTGACAGGATGAAACATTTTAGCCACAGAGGGCAGCAAATGTTAAATGTTAAATGAAGAATAATAAATGCCAAGTGATAAGTGGCAAGTGGTAAATGATAAATGTCAAATGATAAGTGGTAAATGGTAAGTGGTAAATGAGATGTTTTATTGCTATAGATATCGGGGAGGAGATGAAAAAGGAGCTGGATGCCTTTATGAAAGGTCTGAAAAAGCTTGCCCCGGACGTTAAGTGGCTCTCAGGGAATCACATTCACCTCACCCTCAAATTTCTGGGCAATACAGACGAAAACCTCGTGGAGAGGATAAAGGCATCCCTGGAATCTGTTGCTTCATGCCACAGGAAATTCAATCTGACAGTGGCAGGCGCGGGGGGTTTTCCGGATTACTCGAGACCCCGTGTCCTCTGGGTTGGAATTAACAGGTCTGAAGAGTTGAATCTTTTGTATAATAATATAGAGTCGGCAATGGAACTGCTCGGATTTGAGCGGGAAACGAGAAAGTTCAGGCCCCACCTGACCATTGCAAGGGTGAAGTCACAAAAGGGACTTCCACCTCTGCTGAAGGAAATCAGAGGATGCAAAGACAAGGAGTTTGGTAAAATAGAAGTATCCGAGGTCTTATTGATGAAAAGCACACTTAAAACCACCGGAGCTGAATATGAAAGGCTTTGTTCAGCCACCCTGGGGAAGGAGGATTGATGGATAAAGACAAGGCCAAGGCCCTTGAAATGGCCATATCACAGATCGAGAGGTCCTTTGGAAAAGGGGCCATCATGCGCCTGGGGGCAAAGGGGGTAGTCGAGGGCATTCAGAGTATCCCCACCGGTTCTCTCGGGCTTGACATTGCAACCGGGATAGGGGGATTTCCCCGCGGCAGGGTTGTTGAGATATACGGACCCGAGTCTTCGGGAAAAACAACCCTTGCACTGAACGCCATAGCACAGGCACAGAAGACCGGTGGGGTAGCTGCATTTGTTGACGCAGAACACGCCCTCGATATTAATTATGCAAAAAGAATAGGCGTAAACATTGAAGACCTCCTTGTATCACAGCCCGATACAGGCGAGCAGGCACTTGAGGTAACCGAGGCACTTGTAAGGAGTGGCGCTGTGGATATTGTAGTTGTTGACTCCGTGGCAGCCCTCGTTCCAAGGGCGGAGATAGAGGGAGATATGGGAGACAGTCTCCCGGGGCTGCAGGCAAGACTGATGAGCCAGGCCCTCAGGAAACTGACAGCAGCCATATCAAAGTCTCTGACCACGGTGGTCTTTATCAACCAGTTAAGGATAAAGATCGGGGTGATGTTCGGCAATCCGGAAACCACCACTGGCGGAACGGCCCTGAAATTCTACTCCTCCATGAGGCTTGACATCAGAAAGATCGACAGTATCAAGAACGGCCAGGAGATGATCGGCGGAAGGGTGAGGGTAAAGATGGTGAAAAACAAGGTTGCACCCCCGTTTAAACAGGCAGAGTTCGACATTTATTATAATG
Coding sequences within it:
- a CDS encoding phosphatidylglycerophosphatase A produces the protein MKKDDIFKFIATLGPLGYSPVAPGTVGSALSCLTYIFFRPDVMALSIIIPVGFVAGVLVSDRTEKLLNEKDSSHIVVDEFVGYLVSVFLVPFSIPNAILAFFLFRAFDILKPTPIRQLERRIPGGLGIMIDDILAGVYANLVLRLILVIILKIGVME
- a CDS encoding CinA family protein, giving the protein MGETLEVVSGIHEIFREKGLTLSIAESCTGGLISHYITSLPGASAFFEAGVVTYSIESKERILGVSPEIISTHGVVSEETARDMAEKVRQLTGTTCSLSTTGNLGPDVLEDKEAGLVYMAVSTVTQTLSREMRFTGDRGEIKESAALAALKLLVEGVA
- the recA gene encoding recombinase RecA encodes the protein MDKDKAKALEMAISQIERSFGKGAIMRLGAKGVVEGIQSIPTGSLGLDIATGIGGFPRGRVVEIYGPESSGKTTLALNAIAQAQKTGGVAAFVDAEHALDINYAKRIGVNIEDLLVSQPDTGEQALEVTEALVRSGAVDIVVVDSVAALVPRAEIEGDMGDSLPGLQARLMSQALRKLTAAISKSLTTVVFINQLRIKIGVMFGNPETTTGGTALKFYSSMRLDIRKIDSIKNGQEMIGGRVRVKMVKNKVAPPFKQAEFDIYYNEGISREGELIDLGVQGDIVEKSGAWYSYGGTRIGQGRENAKDYLKKNPEMALEIEDKVRESFNIRRNNGNQ
- the thpR gene encoding RNA 2',3'-cyclic phosphodiesterase; its protein translation is MRCFIAIDIGEEMKKELDAFMKGLKKLAPDVKWLSGNHIHLTLKFLGNTDENLVERIKASLESVASCHRKFNLTVAGAGGFPDYSRPRVLWVGINRSEELNLLYNNIESAMELLGFERETRKFRPHLTIARVKSQKGLPPLLKEIRGCKDKEFGKIEVSEVLLMKSTLKTTGAEYERLCSATLGKED